A stretch of DNA from Desulfonatronum thioautotrophicum:
GCGTCGGCATTGAAGACAACGGCGATGGACACGGACATCATCGCGAACTGTTGCAGGGCTCCCTTGCGGTCCGTGGACAGAATAAATCCACGTTCCTGGTCATCCTGATCATAAAAGTGGGGAACGATGCTGTCGAAGCTCTCCACGATCCGCTGGCATGCAAATTCCACCACGTCCGGGGTTAAAATGAAGACAAAATCATCCCCACCCACATGCCCCACGAAGGAAAGCTTCCCGGCAAAGGAGCGGATGGTGTTGACGATCACCCGGGCGGTCATCATCAGCACCTCATCCCCTCGCGAAAAACCGTACTTGTCGTTGAAGGATTTGAAGTGGTCCAGGTCGACATAGGCCAAGGCAAACGGTTCACGCCTGTCAATCAGATCCTGGATACGCTGAATGATGGAAGTGTTGCCCGGCAGCTTGGTCAGCGGATTGGCGTCCAGTTCCCGTGATGCCCGATGCAGAGTCAAACTGAGCCGGGACCTGGCCTCCAGGGCCGAAACCGGAAACACCAAGAAATCGTCCATCTCCACACTGTGAAAATCCATGGTTTCCAGAGGTGATTCCGCGGAAAGGCAAAGCATCACAGGTAATTGGCGATATACATTCTCACTCTTGACCATGTTCACCAAGGTCGCCCCGGAGAGCTGTGGGAGGTCGTCATCAACAAGCAGCAGGTCCGGAGGGGCGTTGAACACCTGCTCCAAGGCCATGGGACCCCGCTGGAAGACCGTCCACTCCACTTCATCCCCTGGCCAGAGGCTCTGAAAAAACATCACGCGCCCTGGGTCAGCGCAGACCAGGAAAAAACGCAGTCTCCGCGTTTCCGACACGTCTATCCCAGCCCCATGGACAGCCCGTCACCCTCAATTTCCAGGAGCATGGCATCCAGCACAGTGTCCAGCTGGCTCAGATCCAGCTGTAACAAGGCCAAGGCATCCGGATCCAGCCGAGGAACCAAATCGTCACCCCCGGAACCGACCTCAAGGGTTCGGACCAAAAAATCGCCCACATGCACCACGCAGGCCATTTTCGGGTAATGTTGCGCCGTCACCGGGCGATGATGCCCCGCAATGCCGACTTTCAGGTTCAACGGCAGGTTCCAGTGGTCCGCCACCCAGGCATTGATCCGGTCGTGGCTGAAGCCCAGAACTTTTTTCTCCGCCTCAAGATAGAGCAGATCCTCTTCGCGGACCTGGACGTCAATTTCTTCCTTGGCCGATGGCAACTGCAGGGCCACGATCACCTTGCCCAGATCATGCAGCAGGCCGGCGACGGCATATTCCTCGGGCTCCTTGAAACCTGCTTCGCGGGCAATGATGTTGCAGGCCATGGCACAGCCGACACTGTGCTCCCATAAGCCGACCATGGAGGTGTTCATCAATTCGAAGACCGAAGAACTGATGATCAGGCCTTTGATCACGTTGAATCCCAGGAGGACCAGGGCATGCTGGATGGTGCTGATCCGTCCTGGAAAGCCATAGATGGGCGAATTGACCATCTTCAGCACCTTGGCCGATAGAACCTGATCCCTGGAGATCAGCTTGGCGATTTGCTGGGATGAGGAATTGGGATCCTCCAAAAGCCTGGTTACCTCTTCCAAAACCTTGGGCAACGTGGGCAAATCCTTGACCGCCAAGAGCTGGCCTTTGCGTTCGGTACGCAGGTCATCGCTCATTTCGTCCCTCCCGGCTCAGCTTGCGTTTCCTGCTCCGCGACGACAGGGGCGCCGGCAGCCTTAAGCTGAAAATAGTCGTGCAAATGGGTGCGGAGCTGGTTCATCCACGGATCCTCGAACTGCTTTCGGAACAAGTATTCCAGGCGTTTGGCACGTTCCGTATAGGGATTGGCTCCAGCCCCGCCCAGATTGACCGGATTGCCCTGGACCGTGACCGTGGCCACGTCCATGCGTTCCAGACGTTCCAAAAGGGATTCGGAAAGCTCGGTGTCCTCGGCAACCAGGACAAGGCCATTGTCCCGAAGAATCGGTTTGGCCAGCTTCATGCCCGGCATAGCCAACTTCAGAGGAATTTTTTGCATCAATAGCTCATGTTTTGTTTCGCGGTGGATGGCGGTATCGGCGACTGCCGTCGGACACGTTGGGAGGAAAAAAAGAAAAAAACCGCACTGTGCCAGCCCGGGCCATTTCGGGCTTATTTGCTCCACAATGAATAGTACATTCCAGGATGACGCATGACAAGGGAACGCATTTCCAGCAGCAGAAGTTGGGTGCTGACAGAGGCAGGCTCACGCTCCAGGGCTTCGCAGATTGTATCGATATGCACCTTGTCGCGGTGCTCCAGCACCGCCACCAAACGCAATTCTTCGTCGTCCAGGCCTTCCCGATGAGCTGGCAGGGTCGGCTGTGACTCGTGTCCGTTGTTATCGACGTGACCTGCGTGACGGACATGACCGGGGGCTGATACATCCTGAGGTGTCCCTGGAGGCGCCCCTGAATGTGGAATGGGCGTACTTGAACGGGGATCGGCGCAATGGCCCGCCTTGCCTGTGGCGACAAGCTGCGGCTGCAAGGCAACGAGGATGTCTTCGCCACCGCGTACCAGGGTTGCCCCCTGGCGGATCAGATGGTGACACCCGTCGTAGCTCTCCATGTTCACCGGCCCTGGCAGGGCGAAAACCTCTCTGCCATGTTCCAAGGCCATGGCAGCCGTGATCAGGCTGCCGCTGCGCACCGCGGCTTCAACAACCGCCACACCCAAAGACAATCCACTGATGATCCGGTTGCGATGCGGGAAGTTCATTGCCTCCGGCCTGGTGCCCGGAGCGAACTCCGTTATGATCAGGCCCTGCTTGCGGAGTCGCAGCCACAGATCCTTATTCGCGGCTGGATAAAGCAGATCCAGCCCTGTGCCAAGCACGGCGATGCTGGAGCCAACCTCCTGCAAGGCCGCGACATGGGCTTGACGGTCAATGCCCGCGGCAAAACCGGAAACCACGCAAACACCGGCCCGAGCCACTTCCTGACTGATGGCTCGCGCGGTTTCCAACCCGTACCGGGAACATTTGCGGGATCCGACAATGGCCAAGGCCGGAGAAGCGAGCAACCCCCTGTCACCGGACAGATAGAGCAAGGCCGGAGGATTCGGGATGCAGCGCAGCATCCAGGGGTAATCGGCATCAGACCAGAGCAGCACCTCCATGCCTTTGTCCATGGCGGTAAAGGCCTCGCGGTCTGAAGCCTGCCGCCATGTCCCGGCCAAAAACTCCCGGGCCTGTCTTCTTGATGCCAAGCCCAGCTGACACCATTGATCGACGTGATCCACGGCTATGCCGGCCTGGCCGAAATGCTCCAGAATTTTTTTCCATGTCCGCGGCCCAAGTCCACTGCTGTTGCGCAGGGCGAGGCAGGCCAGATACTCTTCGCGACGATCCGGGTGCATCGAGGTCACAAACTGGGTGAAGACAACAACGGTAAACGTTCCATGGCCAATTGGGCCGCGGCGGAATCGGGGTGATCGTTAATCACGATTTGCAGATGAAAACGGGCGTTGGGATAATCCCCCAGCTGTTCATAGGCGAATCCGGCCTTGAGCAGTGCATCCGGGGCCTTGGCACTGTTGGGAAACCGGCGACTCAACTCCTTGAATACCAGAATGGATTGCACGAATTGCTTCTGGGCATAATGGGTTTCCGCCTGCCAATAGAGGGCATTGGGCACAAGGTGATGGTCGGGAAACCGTTCCAGAAAATCCAGGAAATCAGCTCGCGCCCGGCTGTACTCGCCTCGGAAATATCGGGCAAGGGCCTGGTCATACAAAAGCTTGGCCTCGTTGTTTCCCGGCAGAGTGCGAACATGAGGAGCTCTGTCCACGGGAGTCAATCCGGCAGCAGGACTGGGTGCCGGGCGGGCTTCCAATTCAACGGTTTCGCGTGGTGCTGGTTGCGCAGGGACGGAAACAGCCACATCCGGCTGCAAATCCTGGCTGTCCATCACAGCCCGAGGAAGAGGATCGAGATCTTTTTCTGAAACAGGATCCGGTATGATCTGCGTCGCGGCGGACCGCGAAAGGTTCTCGGTCTGGATGTCAGAAGCCTCCAACAAGGTGAAGGTGTCCTGGAGGAATCTTTCTTGTTGCAGCAAAGACTGCTCCATGGATTCCAGGCGTTCCCGGAACTCCTCGGCCAGACGATCCTGGCGGTCCCGCACTTCCACGAGGGCATACTCCAGGTTGCCGATGCGCCCCTGTTGCGGGGACGGAGCGGCACATCCGGCCAGACCAAGCCCTGCCAGCCCCACCACAATGATCAAAAATGCCAGACGTTGCTGCATGATCCCTCCCGGAACGCGCTAATGGTGGTAGCCGGTTTTCCGCAGAATGGTCAAAGCCCGGTAGATCTGTTCAAATAAAACGACTCGAGCCAGTTCATGGGGCAGGGTCATGGCTCCCAAGCTGATCAATTGGTCGCTTCCAGAGCGAATCGTTTCGGACAGTCCATATGCTCCCCCCAGGACGAAACATGGCCTGCGCACCGGATCTTCCAGCCATTCTTCCAAGGCCGTGGCAAACGCCTCCGAGGAAAAACTCCGCCCCCGCGCGTCCAGCCCCAGGATGCGATCCTTGGGTCCGAGTTTGGCCGCCAGTGCCGCACCTTCCAGATCGATCCGACGCTCCGTGGCCAGATGGCCTGGAGCATCCTTGACCTCCATTCGCTCAAAACGCACGAAACGCCCAATGAGTTTGACATACTGCTCCCCGGCCTGGACCCAATACGGCGTTTTCAGGCGTCCAACAGCCAGACAGGCAACGGCTTTCATTGCGGCTCAGCGGCCCAATGCCGCTCCTGTCAATTGCGCAATCTCGTCCAATCCAACGCACAGGGTCACTCCAGCCGCCTGGAGGCGGTCCAATTTGGCCTGGATGCCGCCTTCGCCCGCTTCCAGAATGGCTCCGGCATGGCCAAGCCGTTTGCCCTCTGGTGCAGTCCGACCGGCGATAAAGGCCAGTATCGGCCCGTCCCACCCCATGTCCCGAAGGTGTTCAGCGGTTTCCTCCTCGGCACGGCCACCGATTTCTCCGAGAATCAGCACGGCTTCGGTTCGCGGATCAGCGACAACAAGTTCCGCGCACGGAGTCAATCCCATGCCCACGTAGGGGTCACCCCCCACCCCGATACAGACGGACTGACCAATACCGGCAGCGGACAGCCTGTTGACGGCCTCATAGGTCAGGGTCCCGCTTCGGGAAAGCACGGCCACGGGACCAGGGTGAAAAATATGACCGGGCATGATTCCGATCTTGATTTCTCCGGGGACGATCAATCCCGGGGTATTGGGGCCGATCAGTTTGCTTTTCGAATCCTTGAGCTGGGTCAGCACTCGGAGCATGGACATCTGCGGAATGCCCTCGGTAATGCAGACGATCCAGGGAACGCCGGCCTGGGCGGCCTCCAGGATTGCGTCCGCGGCCATTGCCGCGGGGACGAAAATGATGGAGACATCAATTTGGTGTCGGGAGGTCGCGGCGGCGACACTGGAGTACACTGGCACATCCAGGACACGCTCACCGCCTTTGAAAGGGGTCACACCGGCCACGACGTTTCCGCCGTAATCCCGCATCAGGGCGGCGTGGCGCTGCCCTTCCCTTCCCGTCAGCCCTTGAACCAGAATCCGTGATGCGGCATTCAGGTCAAAATGCCGGCTTGCAGGCAACCCGTTGCGCGGAGAGCCAATAACATTTTCTGACAAACCCTGAGTTTGCCCGCCCCTTCCCGCTTCATGCAACACTACAGAGGATTTTCCGCCGTCGCGGACCCGGCTGGACACGAACTTCCGCAACACAGCCAGGGCTTGGCCCAAATCGTCGGTCACATGCAGGGTGTCGCCGGGGACATCCGCCAGCAAGGCGCAACCGTCCTGGGCTCCATGCCCGGAGAGCCGAACCACCACCGGCTTGATCGGCGGCCGGCCCTCCAGGGCCTGTTTCAGGGCTGCGGCTACCTTTTCACAGGAAAGAATACCGCCGAACAGATTGATCAATACGGCATCAACTTGCGGATCATCGAGCAGAATGGCCATGGCGGCGTCCATGGCCTTTTGGCCGGCCCCACCGCCAAGATCAAGAAAGTTGGCCGGCTCCAAGCCCGAAAAAGAGAGCAGGTCCATGGTGGCCATGGCCAACCCGGCGCCGTTGACCATCAGTCCGACCCGTCCCCCAAAACGATGGTAGCTCAATCCGGCCTGCTTGGCCCGGCATTCTTGTTCGCTGAAATAGATATCCCGGTCATACCGCCGCAACTCCGGACGCAGGTCGGCCTGGTTGTCGTCCACTTCGGCCTTCCCATCCAGAACCAGCCAGCGGTCGTCCCTGGTCAGCACCAAGGGGTTGATTTCCGCCAGCAGCAGACCGTTGCGAGTAAAGCAGTTCCAAAGATTCCGCACCAGGGTTTGAAAACCCGGCCAGTGCGCTTTGGCCGCATCATGCTCCAATCCCAAATGAAAAAAAGCCGTCCGGATGTGATGGTCCGCCAGTCCGGCCAAGGGATTGAGTTTCTGCACCAGGAGGTTTTCCGGATCTTCAGCGCCGATACGTTCCACGTCCACCCCACCGCGGCGTCCGATGGTCAGCACCGGGCACTGCCAGGCCCGATGGAGGGTCAGACTGAGATAGTACTCCTTTGCTATTTCGGCGCGTTGCTCAATGCGCAGAAGCGAAACCTTCTGTTCGCCAAGCACCAGTTGAAACAGCCGCTGGGCAACGCCGGGAAGCTCTTCCAGGGAGTCCAGGGTGAGAATGCCGCCCTGTTTGCCGCGACCACCGGAGAGCACTTGAGCCTTGAGCATCCAGGGACTGGGAATCCCGACCAGCCGGGAGGTCAGTTCCAGGCGACGCGTGGACGAAAAATCATCCGGCATCAGAAGCAATCCCTTGGGGATGGGCAGGCCAGACTCCTCGAAAAGCGTCTTGGCATCATGTTCGTTCAGTTGCATATGCGCTCCGCTAAACAAAGCATCTCTGGTTGTCAAAGGTATGCCAATGAGGGTAGAGAGTGGATCTTGATGCGCCGGGCCTGATATATCGGGCTTGCTGCATCGGATTGGTTCTTAAATCCCCATCACCCCGTACTGAATGCGTCGTATTCGCCACACTTTCCTCAGCCTCCTGCTGCTCCTGGCCGCGGTGTCGATTCCCAGTCCCGGCCTGGGAGCGTCGCTGCTGGCGCTGGACAATCTGGTGGTGGACAGCCAAGCCGAGAAGGTTCATCTCCGAATCGGGCTGCGCCTGGAGCAGCCTGAAGTCATCAGGAGCGTCCTGCGGGAAGGCGTGGATCTCTGGCTGGAAGGAACGGCCCGCCTGATCTCCAAACGTCTGTTTCTCCCCAACCGGACCCTTACCGAGCGGACGTTTGAACATGTCCTGGAGTGGAATCCGCTGACCCAGGAGTACGAGTTGACGTTGCCCCAGAAGGAGTACTTGGTCAAGGCCAAGGAACTCAATGACTTGGTCGAGTCCCACTGGCGGGAAATCAACCTGGAGATGGGAGAATGGGCTCAGCTGGTTCCTGGACAGACGTATCACCTGGAACTGGAAATCACCCTGGATCGTCGGGATATCCCGGTGTGGATGCGCCGCGTCCTCTTTTTCTGGTCCTGGGAAGTGATGACCCCAATCCGCTACGAACTGGAATTCTCCGTGCCGTAGCCACTTCATCAGACTGCTCAGCACCGGCGGTCGTTAAAGACCATCCCGTAAAGCCCATGCCCGATCAATCGTCCACCTTCGAACCGATCAAAATCAGCGTTCCGGACAGGACACAGCGCAAGCGCCAGCAGAGAGAGCTGTACCTGGCGCTGTTCGGCTTTATCGCCGTGGTGGTTCTGGTCTGGGTGCAGCTCATCTTTTTGCGGGTGGATTCCTACGTCTTTTTTGCCCTGTACAATCTGAACTTCATCCTGCTGCTGGTCGTTTTGTTTCTGGTGGCCAGGAACGTGGTCAAACTCATCCTGGAACGGCGACGCAAGGTCATTGGAGTTCGACTGCGGACGCGACTGGTCCTGGCCTTTGTCTCTCTCTCCCTGGTCCCGACCGTCCTGCTTTTCTTGATTTCCCTGATCTTTGTCCGGACATCAGTGGATTTCTGGTTCGAGGGACAGATGGAGAAGTCCCTGGAGCAAGCCTTGACCGTTGGTCAATCCTTCTACTCCTCGGCCCAGGAGCGGCTGGAGCAGCGCGGTGATTTTCTGGTTGCTCAGATCCGGGAGCGACAGTTCGCATGGGGCGGTCGACCGATGCATGCCTTTCTGGAGGAAAAGCGCCTGGAATACGGGCTGGGGCTCACCGGCGTGCTGTCCCCGCAACTCAGCGAACAGAACTGGCATGCCAATGAGGATTGGGCGACGGCCTGGCCGAGCCTGCGCCTGGAAATGAACCTGGACTCGCTTCTGGAGAATCCCCGGGCGCTTTCCGCCATCCATCCCGGCCCCCATTCCGACCTGGTGGTGGGGGTGTTGCCCGTGGACGGCGGTCGCAGCGGATTTCTGGTTCTGGGCGACAGCCTGGGCGAAGGATTGCTGTTCAAACTGCGCCAGATCGTTCGCGGTGTGGACGAGTACAAGAAACTGCAAACCCTCAAGTATCCGTTGAAGGTTACGCTGTATCTGGTCCTGGGGCTCATCACATTGTTGATCATCCTGGCCGCGACCTGGTTCGGCTTCCGACTGGCCAAAGAACTCTCGGCCCCGGTCCAGGCCCTGGCCTTGGGCACCCAGCGCATTGCCGAGGGAGACCTGGCCTTTCGCCTCCAGGATGATGCGAAAGACGAGCTGGGTATGCTGGTTCAGTCCTTCAACCACATGGTCCAGGACCTTGAATTCAGTCGGGCCAAGCTGACCCAGGCCAATGTCCAGTTGGAGGAGCAGAATCGGGAGCTGGAAACCAGGGGACAGTATATGGAGGCGGTGCTGGACAATATCACGTCCGGGGTGGTTTCCATCGGTCCGGATGGCCGGGTGACCACGGTGAACAAGGCCGCTGAAGCAATCCTCAATTTCGACTCCCGCCAGATTCTGGGCAAGACGCCGAATCAATTTCTGCATCAGGACTACCTGGCCATGCTTCAGGGCGTGGTCAAACATCTGCACAGCCATCCGCGCGCAAAATGGCAGCGTCAGCTGGATCTGCGGGTGGGGTCCGGAGAGATCAAGCTACTGGTGAACATCGTCCACCTCCAGGACCAGGGCGGGATCATCGCGGTTTTTGAGGACGTCACCGAACTGGAGAAAATGCAGCGTCTTGCGGCCTGGAAAGACGTGGCCCGCCGGATCGCCCATGAAATCAAGAACCCACTGACGCCCATCAAGCTCTCAGCCCAGCGGCTGGAACGAAAATTCGCGGCCCAGGTCGACGATCAAGCAGTCTTTGAGCAGTGCACCAAGATCATCACCCGCCAGGTGGAGCACCTCCAACGGATGGTCCAGGAATTTTCCTCCTTTGCCAAACTGCCGGAGGTTCGGCCTTCGGAGAATGCCCTGGAACCGCACCTGGAAGAAATCGTGGACATGTTTCGCAACAGCCACGTCGGCATCCATTGGTTTCTGGAGGTGGATGGCCCCCTGCCACCCGTGCGATTTGATCCAGAGGCCCTGCGACGGGTGTGGATCAACCTCCTGACCAACGCCGTGGAGGCCCTGGAGGACCAGGACCGTCCGGAGGTCCGCATTCGGCTGCATCACGCTCCGGAACGCCAATCCGTCCTGATTGAATTCCAGGACAACGGGCACGGTCTGAGTCAGGCCGACGATATCCAGAACATTTTTGATCCCTACTTTTCCCGAAAAAAAGGCGGTACCGGACTTGGCCTGACGATCGCCAAATCCATAGTCGGGGAGCACCACGGGACG
This window harbors:
- a CDS encoding GGDEF domain-containing protein; amino-acid sequence: MFFQSLWPGDEVEWTVFQRGPMALEQVFNAPPDLLLVDDDLPQLSGATLVNMVKSENVYRQLPVMLCLSAESPLETMDFHSVEMDDFLVFPVSALEARSRLSLTLHRASRELDANPLTKLPGNTSIIQRIQDLIDRREPFALAYVDLDHFKSFNDKYGFSRGDEVLMMTARVIVNTIRSFAGKLSFVGHVGGDDFVFILTPDVVEFACQRIVESFDSIVPHFYDQDDQERGFILSTDRKGALQQFAMMSVSIAVVFNADARLKHYGEASQIAMNLKKKAKSIPGSSYVLDRRQE
- a CDS encoding HDOD domain-containing protein codes for the protein MSDDLRTERKGQLLAVKDLPTLPKVLEEVTRLLEDPNSSSQQIAKLISRDQVLSAKVLKMVNSPIYGFPGRISTIQHALVLLGFNVIKGLIISSSVFELMNTSMVGLWEHSVGCAMACNIIAREAGFKEPEEYAVAGLLHDLGKVIVALQLPSAKEEIDVQVREEDLLYLEAEKKVLGFSHDRINAWVADHWNLPLNLKVGIAGHHRPVTAQHYPKMACVVHVGDFLVRTLEVGSGGDDLVPRLDPDALALLQLDLSQLDTVLDAMLLEIEGDGLSMGLG
- the dprA gene encoding DNA-processing protein DprA, whose protein sequence is MHPDRREEYLACLALRNSSGLGPRTWKKILEHFGQAGIAVDHVDQWCQLGLASRRQAREFLAGTWRQASDREAFTAMDKGMEVLLWSDADYPWMLRCIPNPPALLYLSGDRGLLASPALAIVGSRKCSRYGLETARAISQEVARAGVCVVSGFAAGIDRQAHVAALQEVGSSIAVLGTGLDLLYPAANKDLWLRLRKQGLIITEFAPGTRPEAMNFPHRNRIISGLSLGVAVVEAAVRSGSLITAAMALEHGREVFALPGPVNMESYDGCHHLIRQGATLVRGGEDILVALQPQLVATGKAGHCADPRSSTPIPHSGAPPGTPQDVSAPGHVRHAGHVDNNGHESQPTLPAHREGLDDEELRLVAVLEHRDKVHIDTICEALEREPASVSTQLLLLEMRSLVMRHPGMYYSLWSK
- the ybgF gene encoding tol-pal system protein YbgF, which translates into the protein MQQRLAFLIIVVGLAGLGLAGCAAPSPQQGRIGNLEYALVEVRDRQDRLAEEFRERLESMEQSLLQQERFLQDTFTLLEASDIQTENLSRSAATQIIPDPVSEKDLDPLPRAVMDSQDLQPDVAVSVPAQPAPRETVELEARPAPSPAAGLTPVDRAPHVRTLPGNNEAKLLYDQALARYFRGEYSRARADFLDFLERFPDHHLVPNALYWQAETHYAQKQFVQSILVFKELSRRFPNSAKAPDALLKAGFAYEQLGDYPNARFHLQIVINDHPDSAAAQLAMERLPLLSSPSL
- a CDS encoding 23S rRNA (pseudouridine(1915)-N(3))-methyltransferase RlmH — encoded protein: MKAVACLAVGRLKTPYWVQAGEQYVKLIGRFVRFERMEVKDAPGHLATERRIDLEGAALAAKLGPKDRILGLDARGRSFSSEAFATALEEWLEDPVRRPCFVLGGAYGLSETIRSGSDQLISLGAMTLPHELARVVLFEQIYRALTILRKTGYHH
- the sucD gene encoding succinate--CoA ligase subunit alpha, with amino-acid sequence MQLNEHDAKTLFEESGLPIPKGLLLMPDDFSSTRRLELTSRLVGIPSPWMLKAQVLSGGRGKQGGILTLDSLEELPGVAQRLFQLVLGEQKVSLLRIEQRAEIAKEYYLSLTLHRAWQCPVLTIGRRGGVDVERIGAEDPENLLVQKLNPLAGLADHHIRTAFFHLGLEHDAAKAHWPGFQTLVRNLWNCFTRNGLLLAEINPLVLTRDDRWLVLDGKAEVDDNQADLRPELRRYDRDIYFSEQECRAKQAGLSYHRFGGRVGLMVNGAGLAMATMDLLSFSGLEPANFLDLGGGAGQKAMDAAMAILLDDPQVDAVLINLFGGILSCEKVAAALKQALEGRPPIKPVVVRLSGHGAQDGCALLADVPGDTLHVTDDLGQALAVLRKFVSSRVRDGGKSSVVLHEAGRGGQTQGLSENVIGSPRNGLPASRHFDLNAASRILVQGLTGREGQRHAALMRDYGGNVVAGVTPFKGGERVLDVPVYSSVAAATSRHQIDVSIIFVPAAMAADAILEAAQAGVPWIVCITEGIPQMSMLRVLTQLKDSKSKLIGPNTPGLIVPGEIKIGIMPGHIFHPGPVAVLSRSGTLTYEAVNRLSAAGIGQSVCIGVGGDPYVGMGLTPCAELVVADPRTEAVLILGEIGGRAEEETAEHLRDMGWDGPILAFIAGRTAPEGKRLGHAGAILEAGEGGIQAKLDRLQAAGVTLCVGLDEIAQLTGAALGR
- a CDS encoding DUF4390 domain-containing protein — its product is MRRIRHTFLSLLLLLAAVSIPSPGLGASLLALDNLVVDSQAEKVHLRIGLRLEQPEVIRSVLREGVDLWLEGTARLISKRLFLPNRTLTERTFEHVLEWNPLTQEYELTLPQKEYLVKAKELNDLVESHWREINLEMGEWAQLVPGQTYHLELEITLDRRDIPVWMRRVLFFWSWEVMTPIRYELEFSVP
- a CDS encoding sensor histidine kinase NtrY-like; this translates as MPDQSSTFEPIKISVPDRTQRKRQQRELYLALFGFIAVVVLVWVQLIFLRVDSYVFFALYNLNFILLLVVLFLVARNVVKLILERRRKVIGVRLRTRLVLAFVSLSLVPTVLLFLISLIFVRTSVDFWFEGQMEKSLEQALTVGQSFYSSAQERLEQRGDFLVAQIRERQFAWGGRPMHAFLEEKRLEYGLGLTGVLSPQLSEQNWHANEDWATAWPSLRLEMNLDSLLENPRALSAIHPGPHSDLVVGVLPVDGGRSGFLVLGDSLGEGLLFKLRQIVRGVDEYKKLQTLKYPLKVTLYLVLGLITLLIILAATWFGFRLAKELSAPVQALALGTQRIAEGDLAFRLQDDAKDELGMLVQSFNHMVQDLEFSRAKLTQANVQLEEQNRELETRGQYMEAVLDNITSGVVSIGPDGRVTTVNKAAEAILNFDSRQILGKTPNQFLHQDYLAMLQGVVKHLHSHPRAKWQRQLDLRVGSGEIKLLVNIVHLQDQGGIIAVFEDVTELEKMQRLAAWKDVARRIAHEIKNPLTPIKLSAQRLERKFAAQVDDQAVFEQCTKIITRQVEHLQRMVQEFSSFAKLPEVRPSENALEPHLEEIVDMFRNSHVGIHWFLEVDGPLPPVRFDPEALRRVWINLLTNAVEALEDQDRPEVRIRLHHAPERQSVLIEFQDNGHGLSQADDIQNIFDPYFSRKKGGTGLGLTIAKSIVGEHHGTIRVRQNTPSGCVFEVILPT